A section of the Microbulbifer pacificus genome encodes:
- a CDS encoding aspartate/glutamate racemase family protein — translation MKTIGLLGGMSWESTASYYSALNKAVNEALGGLHSARICLHSVDFAEIEQLQHENRWDEAAKLLCRAAQSVEAGGADFLLICTNTMHKVAEEIESSIAIPLLHIADATAEQLVADGVKSVGLIGTRFTMEQDFYKGRVSEKYGIDVMVPDEEEQCLIHKVIYTELCLGEISDDSREKYLEIIGSLHARGAEAVILGCTEIALLVQQKHTQVPLYDTTQIHADKAVKLAIDQS, via the coding sequence GTGAAAACGATTGGGTTGCTTGGAGGTATGAGCTGGGAATCAACCGCAAGCTATTACAGTGCGCTCAATAAAGCGGTGAACGAAGCTCTCGGTGGGTTGCACTCGGCCAGGATCTGTCTGCACAGCGTGGATTTCGCTGAAATCGAACAACTACAACATGAAAATCGCTGGGATGAGGCGGCGAAACTTCTCTGTCGTGCAGCACAGTCCGTCGAGGCCGGCGGTGCGGATTTTCTTCTGATCTGTACCAACACCATGCACAAGGTGGCGGAAGAAATCGAATCCTCAATTGCCATCCCGCTCTTGCATATCGCCGACGCCACGGCGGAACAGCTGGTTGCCGATGGTGTAAAGAGTGTCGGGTTGATTGGCACACGATTCACCATGGAGCAGGATTTCTACAAGGGGCGGGTTTCCGAAAAATATGGAATCGACGTCATGGTTCCCGACGAGGAAGAGCAATGCCTGATTCACAAGGTGATTTATACGGAGCTCTGCCTTGGTGAAATAAGCGATGATTCGCGGGAAAAATATCTGGAAATCATTGGCAGCCTCCATGCGCGCGGTGCCGAAGCCGTGATTCTCGGGTGTACCGAGATCGCGTTGCTGGTGCAGCAAAAGCACACGCAGGTACCGCTTTACGACACTACGCAGATTCACGCCGACAAAGCGGTAAAACTGGCCATCGACCAATCCTGA